Proteins encoded by one window of bacterium:
- a CDS encoding D-alanine--D-alanine ligase produces MKNRRIAVLMGGPSSEREISLKSGNCVLKALKAAQLNVTAFDVNRELPDRLIKEKIDLVFIALHGKPGEDGTIQGMLDILNIPYTGSGVLASALSMNKIASKRLFQTAGIPTPEFRVMSKGKYHINTLENFPIVVKPSSEGSTIGISIVRKEDKFEKALKTAFHYDDNIICEKYIDGKEITVGILEEKALPVIEIIPKFGFYDFNAKYKKKSTDFVVPAELQEEKSTQIKQIALKAHKILGCYGMSRVDMKLDCKLNPYVLEINTIPGLTETSLLPKAAQAAGISFIELCLRLLDLAIKKHEK; encoded by the coding sequence ATGAAAAATAGGCGTATTGCTGTTTTAATGGGAGGGCCTTCTTCTGAGAGAGAAATATCTCTTAAAAGTGGGAATTGTGTACTAAAGGCTCTTAAAGCGGCTCAGCTGAATGTTACCGCTTTTGATGTTAATAGAGAGTTGCCTGACAGGCTGATAAAGGAGAAAATAGATCTGGTATTTATTGCTCTTCACGGGAAACCCGGAGAGGATGGAACAATTCAGGGAATGCTCGATATATTAAATATTCCCTATACGGGTTCAGGAGTTCTTGCAAGTGCACTCTCTATGAATAAAATAGCTTCCAAGCGTTTGTTTCAGACTGCTGGAATTCCGACTCCAGAGTTCAGAGTAATGAGCAAAGGCAAATATCATATTAATACTTTGGAGAACTTTCCTATAGTTGTTAAGCCATCTAGCGAGGGCTCAACAATCGGAATATCTATCGTAAGAAAAGAAGATAAATTCGAGAAAGCTCTGAAAACTGCTTTCCATTATGATGATAATATAATATGCGAAAAGTATATAGACGGAAAAGAAATAACAGTTGGTATATTAGAGGAGAAAGCCTTGCCGGTAATTGAAATTATTCCAAAATTCGGATTTTACGACTTTAATGCAAAATATAAGAAAAAATCCACGGATTTCGTTGTGCCTGCAGAGCTTCAAGAGGAGAAAAGCACACAGATAAAGCAGATAGCTCTCAAGGCGCATAAGATACTTGGATGCTATGGGATGTCAAGAGTGGATATGAAACTTGACTGCAAACTAAATCCCTATGTTTTAGAGATTAATACAATTCCAGGTCTTACAGAAACAAGTCTTCTGCCAAAAGCCGCACAGGCGGCTGGAATAAGTTTTATAGAACTCTGTCTGAGATTACTGGATCTGGCAATCAAGAAACATGAAAAGTAG
- a CDS encoding PilT/PilU family type 4a pilus ATPase: protein MSNTRRKMDIEKYLKELVQKNGTDLHLKAGSSAKIRINGELCSYGEILSSKDTREIALELMNDEQRQKFDKEFEMDISYGVSNLGRFRVNIFYQRGTVGLVLRRVRTQIGSFKELNLPSTLEKISLSNRGLIIVSGTTSCGKSTTVASMINYINENLNRHIITVEDPIEFLHKDKKSIVNQREVHIDTSSYAIALRHAMRQDPDVILIGEMRDIESFHIALGAAETGHIVLTTLHSTDTSGVFGRILDFFPPSQHHQIRMQLSLNLKAVICQRLIPRMDKDGLTPAVEILINTPVVSRLIRENRLNKIISAIQGGQEDGMQTFNMSLVKLCKEGFISREQAMANATNPEALKMNLEGIFLDEDKQILGS, encoded by the coding sequence ATGAGTAATACAAGGAGAAAAATGGACATAGAAAAATATCTCAAAGAACTGGTTCAAAAAAACGGTACGGATTTACATCTGAAAGCGGGCAGCTCTGCTAAAATTAGAATAAATGGAGAGTTATGTTCATATGGCGAAATACTTTCTTCAAAAGATACCAGAGAAATTGCTCTTGAGTTAATGAATGACGAACAAAGGCAAAAGTTTGATAAAGAATTTGAGATGGATATTTCATACGGAGTTTCGAATTTAGGACGCTTCAGGGTTAATATTTTCTATCAGAGAGGAACTGTGGGATTGGTTTTGAGAAGGGTAAGAACACAGATAGGATCATTTAAAGAGCTAAATCTGCCTTCTACGTTAGAGAAGATATCCCTGTCAAACAGAGGTTTAATCATTGTTTCTGGCACAACAAGTTGTGGAAAATCAACAACTGTTGCATCTATGATAAATTATATAAACGAGAACTTGAATCGTCATATTATCACAGTTGAAGATCCTATTGAGTTTCTCCATAAAGACAAAAAAAGCATTGTGAATCAGAGAGAAGTACATATAGATACATCTTCATACGCTATCGCATTGCGCCATGCCATGCGCCAGGATCCAGATGTTATTCTAATAGGCGAAATGAGAGATATTGAAAGTTTTCATATTGCTCTAGGTGCGGCAGAAACGGGACATATTGTACTCACAACACTTCATTCAACTGATACGTCAGGCGTATTTGGCAGAATACTTGATTTTTTCCCTCCGTCTCAACATCATCAGATCAGAATGCAACTTTCTCTTAATCTTAAAGCTGTCATTTGCCAGCGGCTTATACCAAGAATGGACAAGGATGGCCTAACACCTGCAGTGGAAATATTGATAAATACCCCTGTGGTTTCTAGATTAATAAGGGAAAACAGACTGAATAAGATAATATCTGCTATTCAAGGTGGACAGGAAGATGGTATGCAGACATTTAATATGTCCCTGGTTAAATTATGCAAAGAGGGCTTTATAAGCAGAGAACAAGCTATGGCCAATGCGACAAATCCTGAAGCGTTAAAAATGAATCTTGAAGGAATCTTTCTTGATGAAGATAAACAGATACTCGGCAGTTGA
- the ftsZ gene encoding cell division protein FtsZ: MFEIVEETTAGASIKLVGVGGGGNNSVDAIYKKGLSGIEYININTDIQALKASIVPHKIQIGLKTTEGVGTGSNIDLGRRSLNESRAEVAEALKNSDIVFVTCGLGGGTGTGAAPLICEIAQELGALTIAIVTSPFLFEGKKRCLQAKDGLGAIKEKSNATISIPNQKLFGTIDKESSFLKAFEFANNTLFDTISAISDLVTAPGIINLDISDIRQVIAHGKEATLAVGTAYGEERTSSVVKNALLCPLLEEVDVKSAKTMLVNITGDEDLSFGEVEKIIDNVRKAVTHSVNIVFGAIIDKKVNNKLKLTIIATDIPSLEKKEAKFISDVSGVHRKEATIKDRVMREKVNRELGGDSNLDIPTFLRTKPG, encoded by the coding sequence ATGTTTGAAATAGTTGAAGAGACGACAGCAGGTGCAAGTATCAAACTGGTTGGAGTTGGTGGAGGAGGTAATAATTCTGTAGATGCAATATATAAAAAAGGCCTCTCTGGAATAGAATATATTAATATTAACACAGATATACAGGCTCTTAAAGCATCTATTGTTCCCCATAAAATTCAAATCGGGCTAAAGACAACAGAAGGAGTTGGAACAGGTTCTAATATAGATTTAGGACGCCGCAGTCTGAATGAAAGTAGAGCAGAAGTTGCTGAAGCATTAAAAAACTCAGACATTGTATTTGTAACCTGTGGACTTGGAGGTGGAACAGGCACAGGGGCAGCACCACTCATCTGCGAAATTGCCCAGGAACTGGGGGCGCTAACAATAGCAATAGTTACAAGTCCTTTTCTATTTGAAGGGAAAAAAAGATGTTTGCAGGCTAAAGATGGATTAGGAGCAATAAAGGAAAAATCCAATGCAACAATCTCTATCCCAAACCAGAAACTTTTTGGAACAATTGACAAAGAATCATCTTTTTTAAAAGCATTTGAATTTGCAAACAACACTCTATTTGACACTATTAGTGCAATCTCTGACCTAGTAACTGCCCCAGGAATAATAAATCTTGATATATCAGACATTCGGCAGGTAATAGCCCATGGCAAGGAGGCTACCTTAGCAGTAGGAACTGCATATGGTGAAGAGAGAACATCCTCTGTTGTAAAGAATGCTCTTTTATGTCCGCTCTTAGAAGAGGTTGATGTTAAGAGTGCAAAGACAATGCTTGTTAATATAACAGGTGACGAAGATCTCAGCTTTGGAGAAGTTGAAAAAATCATTGATAATGTTCGTAAAGCGGTTACACACAGTGTCAATATAGTATTTGGAGCTATTATAGATAAAAAAGTAAATAATAAGCTGAAACTTACAATTATTGCTACTGATATCCCATCTCTAGAAAAAAAGGAAGCAAAATTCATCTCAGACGTCTCAGGAGTTCATAGAAAGGAAGCTACAATAAAGGATCGAGTTATGCGGGAAAAAGTGAATAGAGAGCTAGGAGGTGACAGTAATTTAGACATACCAACATTTTTAAGAACTAAACCAGGTTAG
- a CDS encoding FtsQ-type POTRA domain-containing protein, producing the protein MKSRKTKLRKNVKIASRISAAPRLHKKVVKKRALQISKILTLFLIIYATFFIVLKFKKFIIHSNYFCINNVIVNNDKFLDNVVILKEINSIKGKNIFTLDIDTLRSHCEALANVKTVVIERSFPNTILVDITERIPIGQISYSRNIYGIDEDGIIIKLNDSRGLPEIIGLKINNVYSGENIASNPEVSELIKKIIAIIKTYNMGRLAEFGSLKNINVKESKNLILDFMCQDNEIKIKIGKTDFEEKLAILEDLLSRLGQTQREKLLYIDLRFGADLNAIPVKYRK; encoded by the coding sequence ATGAAAAGTAGAAAAACAAAACTTCGCAAGAATGTTAAAATAGCGTCTAGAATCTCTGCTGCACCTCGTTTACATAAGAAGGTAGTTAAAAAGAGAGCACTACAGATAAGTAAAATTTTAACTCTCTTTCTAATCATATATGCTACTTTCTTCATAGTATTAAAATTTAAAAAATTCATTATTCATTCAAATTACTTTTGTATTAATAATGTTATTGTAAATAACGATAAATTTCTTGATAATGTAGTTATTTTAAAGGAAATTAATAGCATAAAAGGTAAGAATATTTTTACTCTTGATATCGACACATTGAGATCACACTGTGAGGCACTAGCAAATGTAAAGACGGTTGTTATTGAACGCTCATTTCCAAATACGATTTTAGTAGATATAACAGAAAGAATTCCTATTGGACAAATATCATACAGTCGTAATATATATGGGATAGATGAAGATGGAATAATTATTAAGCTTAATGATTCAAGAGGGTTGCCGGAAATAATAGGATTGAAAATAAACAATGTATATTCAGGAGAAAATATTGCATCTAATCCCGAAGTGTCTGAATTAATAAAAAAGATTATTGCAATTATAAAGACTTATAATATGGGAAGACTTGCTGAATTTGGCAGTTTAAAGAATATAAATGTTAAAGAATCTAAAAATCTAATTCTTGACTTTATGTGTCAAGATAATGAAATAAAAATCAAAATAGGCAAAACTGACTTTGAAGAAAAACTCGCAATATTAGAGGATCTTCTAAGTAGACTTGGACAAACTCAAAGGGAAAAACTTCTCTATATAGATCTGCGTTTTGGAGCGGATTTAAACGCTATTCCTGTAAAATACAGAAAGTAA
- a CDS encoding threonylcarbamoyl-AMP synthase, giving the protein MKINRYSAVEALRKGKVIVLPTDTVYGLGCMCNSEQAANRIYDLKNRDRRKPLILFVSNLKQVKDLACNIPQIAKELMNKFWPGPLTIILRAKENIPISQACIFKTDNFNTISFRIPNHPIPRFLVKELGVPLATTSANISGYNYQATSVKILERIFENKVDLCIDDNEMPTGIESTVIDCSVSPPSILREGALASQIKSCLTRFQ; this is encoded by the coding sequence ATGAAGATAAACAGATACTCGGCAGTTGAAGCATTAAGAAAAGGGAAAGTTATAGTTCTTCCAACTGATACTGTTTATGGCCTTGGATGCATGTGCAATAGTGAACAAGCCGCAAATAGGATTTATGACCTAAAAAACAGAGATCGCAGAAAACCATTAATTTTATTTGTTTCTAATTTAAAGCAGGTAAAAGACCTTGCCTGCAATATCCCTCAAATAGCAAAAGAGCTTATGAACAAGTTCTGGCCCGGTCCGCTCACAATTATCTTAAGAGCAAAAGAAAATATTCCAATATCTCAAGCATGTATCTTTAAAACAGATAATTTCAATACGATAAGTTTCAGAATACCTAATCATCCAATACCGCGATTTCTAGTAAAGGAGTTAGGAGTGCCGCTTGCTACAACAAGTGCTAATATCTCTGGATATAACTATCAAGCGACTTCAGTTAAGATACTAGAGAGGATATTTGAGAATAAAGTAGATTTATGTATTGACGATAATGAGATGCCAACTGGGATAGAATCCACTGTTATAGACTGCAGTGTCAGTCCGCCTTCAATATTACGTGAAGGCGCATTAGCAAGTCAGATAAAATCATGCTTAACACGCTTTCAATAG
- the murB gene encoding UDP-N-acetylmuramate dehydrogenase: protein MNKKLTKELSNLIKGEIRFNELLSKHTSFRIGGPADVWIYPKDISDIKNILMFCNSYNIPVTTLGGGTNVLISSDKGIRGVVLNLERGLCGIKIKGERITCGTGALLSKLLKQAAREELTGLEFTAGIPGTVGGAVSMNAGTKEIRNPKSEIRNVEYTAIGDLVESVKVIDMKGNVSELGKNDLRFGYRKSNLSKYIILEVKLKLKTGSKKEINERIFKLLEHKKSTQVLDIPSAGCIFKNPDGHSSGKLIDQTGLKGLAIGDAQVSEKHANFIVNNGNASAHDVLELIKKIKSTVFEKTGIKLEEEIKIIGI from the coding sequence ATGAATAAAAAATTAACTAAAGAGCTCTCTAATTTGATAAAAGGAGAGATCAGGTTTAATGAACTTTTATCCAAGCACACCTCTTTTAGAATTGGCGGCCCTGCAGATGTGTGGATATATCCAAAAGATATCTCAGATATCAAAAACATTCTCATGTTCTGTAATAGTTATAACATTCCTGTTACAACCCTTGGTGGAGGAACAAACGTTTTAATCAGTAGTGATAAAGGAATAAGAGGCGTTGTGTTGAATTTGGAACGTGGGTTATGTGGTATCAAAATAAAAGGAGAACGTATTACTTGTGGGACTGGCGCCTTGCTCTCAAAGCTTCTAAAACAGGCTGCAAGAGAAGAACTTACAGGACTTGAATTTACTGCAGGAATTCCAGGGACTGTTGGCGGCGCAGTGAGTATGAATGCAGGAACGAAAGAAATCCGAAATCCGAAATCCGAAATCCGAAACGTAGAGTATACAGCAATTGGGGATTTGGTTGAATCAGTTAAAGTAATTGATATGAAGGGTAATGTATCTGAACTTGGGAAAAATGATCTGCGTTTTGGGTATCGCAAGTCTAATTTATCTAAATACATAATACTTGAGGTAAAACTAAAACTAAAAACAGGCAGTAAAAAAGAAATCAATGAACGCATATTCAAGCTTTTGGAGCACAAAAAGTCCACACAGGTTCTTGACATACCAAGCGCAGGATGCATATTTAAAAATCCGGATGGCCATTCTTCCGGTAAATTAATTGATCAAACTGGATTAAAAGGGCTTGCTATTGGAGATGCACAGGTCTCAGAGAAACATGCTAACTTTATTGTTAATAATGGCAATGCAAGCGCTCATGATGTACTTGAACTTATTAAAAAAATAAAATCAACAGTTTTTGAAAAAACTGGCATAAAACTAGAAGAAGAAATTAAAATTATAGGAATATGA
- a CDS encoding UDP-N-acetylmuramate--L-alanine ligase gives MLKNVKSIHFVGIGGIGMSGIAYILLKSGYQVSGSDKVTSSIINKLKINGAHIFIGHDAKHIIAQELVVYSTAISESNPELAEARKKKIPIIHRAELLAKIANNKKSIFVTGCHGKTTVTSMIAHMLIETGYDPTVIIGGEISSLGGNARLGISPWFVAEADESDKSFLKLNPYFGIITNIDEDHLEHYENLENIINTFLYFTERIDKSGRIFCCIDNNNVKELIFKLHKGKFKTPITTYGMSKNAEIRAEGLICEALSTRFDVYKNAELLGSFTLSVPGKHNVLNALSAIALGVEIGLPFDAIRKAMQGFKGVDRRFQIKANIGDVMVINDYAHHPAEIQAVLETAKNLGRKRIVAVFQPHRYTRTEKLYKQFAASLSKADKVILTDVYSAGEAPIKGANTDIIFNAMKNNGYKNAVYIPDKSRILSYLSNTIEKGDIMLCMGAGDISAVAEELAEKLI, from the coding sequence ATGCTAAAAAACGTAAAATCTATTCATTTTGTTGGCATCGGTGGTATAGGAATGAGCGGGATAGCCTATATTCTGCTTAAATCAGGATATCAGGTAAGCGGCTCAGACAAGGTAACCTCATCAATAATCAATAAACTAAAAATAAATGGTGCGCATATTTTTATCGGACACGATGCTAAGCATATAATAGCTCAGGAGTTAGTTGTTTATTCCACAGCTATCTCAGAATCTAATCCGGAACTTGCTGAAGCCAGAAAAAAGAAAATCCCAATAATTCACAGAGCAGAACTTCTCGCAAAAATAGCAAATAACAAAAAGAGTATATTTGTAACAGGTTGCCATGGAAAAACTACTGTAACATCAATGATTGCGCATATGCTTATAGAAACAGGATACGACCCGACAGTAATAATAGGAGGCGAGATTAGTTCTTTAGGGGGGAATGCCCGCTTAGGGATAAGCCCATGGTTTGTAGCAGAGGCTGATGAAAGTGATAAGTCTTTTTTGAAACTAAATCCATATTTTGGAATTATTACAAATATTGATGAAGACCATCTGGAGCATTATGAAAATCTTGAGAATATCATAAATACGTTCCTGTATTTTACAGAGCGTATAGATAAATCCGGCAGAATATTTTGCTGTATTGACAATAACAACGTAAAAGAATTGATTTTCAAACTACATAAAGGAAAATTCAAAACTCCAATAACAACCTATGGAATGAGCAAGAATGCTGAGATACGGGCTGAGGGCCTGATATGCGAAGCGCTTTCAACACGTTTTGATGTATATAAAAATGCTGAATTACTTGGTTCTTTTACACTCAGCGTTCCGGGAAAACATAATGTACTTAATGCGCTTTCGGCAATTGCGCTTGGCGTGGAAATAGGATTACCCTTTGATGCAATACGGAAAGCCATGCAAGGTTTTAAAGGCGTTGACAGAAGATTCCAGATCAAGGCGAATATTGGAGATGTAATGGTTATAAATGATTATGCTCATCATCCGGCTGAAATTCAAGCTGTTTTAGAAACAGCTAAAAACTTAGGGAGAAAGCGTATTGTGGCTGTATTTCAGCCTCATCGATATACAAGAACTGAAAAGCTATATAAACAATTCGCTGCCTCATTATCAAAAGCTGATAAGGTCATATTAACCGATGTATACAGCGCAGGAGAAGCTCCTATAAAAGGGGCTAATACAGATATAATCTTTAATGCTATGAAAAATAATGGCTACAAAAATGCCGTATATATTCCTGACAAAAGTAGAATTCTCAGTTATCTGAGCAATACTATAGAGAAAGGAGATATAATGCTTTGTATGGGAGCAGGTGATATTTCTGCGGTAGCAGAGGAACTTGCTGAGAAATTAATATGA
- a CDS encoding uroporphyrinogen decarboxylase family protein: protein MTKRENIIRILKRQGGEHIPFELSFTPKLQKEFEQRTETNNVSEYYDFDFRDVGLNPSRIKLDFSRYYEGKSLKEGYYLDDLGVAHEPGSLEHFTHYISPLAGSDTTTKDIEEYPMSDREADYRYEGKDKHVSDIHKKGYAVCAFVGHTFESAWQIRGMEDMLMNFYDNPNLAHTLLERIAEKNIVASRKFAEAGVDIVKLGDDVGTQTGMMMSPDIWREFLKPRLERQIRAAKDVNPNVLTWYHSDGNIEVIIPELIEIGLDILNPVQPECMDPVIMKNKYGDKLSFWGTIGTQSTMPFGTPQDVKDVVKNMIEKVGHDGGLVLAPTHVLEPEVPWENIDTFVEACKEYGVLN, encoded by the coding sequence ATGACAAAACGAGAAAATATAATCAGAATACTTAAAAGACAAGGAGGAGAACACATTCCATTTGAACTGTCATTTACACCTAAACTTCAAAAAGAGTTTGAGCAGAGAACAGAAACCAATAATGTGTCGGAATATTATGATTTTGACTTCAGAGATGTAGGACTAAATCCATCTAGAATCAAGTTGGATTTCAGTAGATATTATGAAGGAAAATCCCTCAAGGAAGGTTATTATCTTGATGATTTAGGTGTAGCTCATGAACCGGGGTCATTAGAGCACTTTACACACTATATTTCTCCGCTAGCCGGCTCGGATACAACAACAAAAGATATTGAGGAATATCCGATGTCAGACCGTGAAGCAGATTACCGCTATGAAGGGAAAGATAAGCACGTCTCAGATATTCATAAAAAGGGGTACGCTGTGTGCGCATTTGTTGGGCATACTTTTGAAAGTGCCTGGCAAATTCGAGGAATGGAGGACATGCTGATGAACTTTTATGATAATCCAAATTTAGCACATACTCTGCTTGAACGCATAGCAGAGAAAAACATAGTTGCTTCAAGAAAATTTGCTGAAGCTGGAGTTGATATTGTAAAGCTCGGTGATGATGTAGGAACCCAAACAGGAATGATGATGAGTCCAGACATATGGCGCGAATTTTTAAAACCACGTTTGGAACGACAGATCAGAGCGGCGAAAGACGTAAATCCGAATGTTCTTACATGGTATCACTCAGACGGCAACATTGAAGTCATTATCCCTGAACTTATTGAGATTGGATTGGACATTCTCAACCCTGTACAGCCTGAGTGCATGGATCCCGTCATAATGAAAAATAAGTATGGAGATAAACTCTCCTTTTGGGGAACGATTGGCACACAATCTACAATGCCATTTGGCACCCCTCAAGATGTAAAAGATGTTGTAAAGAATATGATAGAAAAGGTTGGACACGACGGAGGACTAGTTCTCGCACCAACACATGTACTGGAACCAGAAGTTCCGTGGGAAAATATTGATACATTTGTAGAAGCGTGTAAAGAGTATGGTGTACTAAACTAA
- the ftsA gene encoding cell division protein FtsA, with the protein MRTRKDIVTALDIGTSKICAMVGKLDKENSIEIIGMGTVPTKGLKKGLIVNIDIVTDDIKEALREAEKTSELEISSVFMGIGGGHIKTVNSKGSVPVRREDREITIEDTRNVIETAKAIALPEGREIIQVLPQDFIVDGQAEIKDPIGMNGVKLEIMTHIVTGMITHTQNFIKSVNQAGFKIEDIIFNLLASSESVLSQSEKELGVVLIEMGAGTTNFVIFEKDSLKYSQVLAIGGNHITNDIAIGLHISTPEAEKIKKKYGAGLDMETNTNNQEDPNHFSPYQLSEIVQPRIAETIRIVKEEIERADFVNLIASGVVLTGGSSLLKGMSSTARDIFNLPTRIGTPNLAYQLGDIPEGPSYSTCIGLLQHGSDFRKFGGTSKFENKNLMGRMTGSVKKIFGDFF; encoded by the coding sequence ATGCGAACTCGAAAAGACATTGTAACAGCACTGGATATAGGAACTTCTAAAATATGCGCCATGGTTGGCAAATTAGACAAAGAGAATAGCATAGAAATTATAGGGATGGGAACTGTTCCTACCAAAGGCCTGAAAAAAGGGCTTATTGTTAATATTGATATTGTGACTGATGATATCAAGGAAGCTCTTAGAGAGGCAGAAAAGACATCGGAATTAGAAATTTCGTCTGTATTTATGGGAATCGGCGGTGGACATATCAAGACAGTTAATAGTAAAGGTAGTGTTCCAGTTAGAAGAGAAGATAGAGAGATAACAATTGAAGATACTCGAAACGTGATAGAAACAGCTAAAGCAATTGCTTTGCCAGAAGGGAGAGAGATTATTCAGGTTTTACCTCAAGACTTCATTGTGGACGGACAGGCAGAGATTAAGGATCCAATCGGCATGAATGGTGTAAAACTTGAAATAATGACACATATTGTTACTGGAATGATAACACATACACAGAATTTCATAAAAAGCGTCAATCAGGCTGGGTTTAAGATAGAAGATATTATATTTAATCTATTAGCTTCTTCTGAATCAGTACTATCGCAGAGTGAAAAGGAGCTTGGCGTTGTATTGATTGAAATGGGAGCAGGCACAACAAATTTTGTTATTTTTGAAAAAGATAGCTTGAAGTACTCTCAGGTACTAGCAATAGGCGGTAATCATATAACAAATGACATAGCTATAGGTCTTCATATCTCTACACCGGAAGCGGAGAAAATAAAGAAAAAATACGGTGCTGGATTAGACATGGAAACAAATACTAATAATCAAGAAGACCCAAATCATTTCTCACCGTATCAGCTTTCGGAGATTGTTCAACCCAGGATTGCAGAAACTATCCGAATTGTAAAGGAAGAGATAGAAAGAGCTGATTTCGTAAATTTAATTGCCTCTGGAGTAGTTCTCACGGGTGGCAGTTCTTTACTTAAGGGAATGTCTTCAACCGCAAGAGATATATTCAATCTGCCAACAAGAATAGGTACGCCAAACCTTGCGTACCAGCTTGGAGACATACCTGAGGGACCAAGCTATTCAACGTGTATCGGCCTATTACAACATGGTTCTGACTTCAGAAAATTTGGAGGAACGTCAAAATTTGAAAATAAAAATCTTATGGGTAGAATGACAGGAAGTGTAAAGAAGATATTTGGAGATTTTTTCTAA